In the Parasteatoda tepidariorum isolate YZ-2023 chromosome 3, CAS_Ptep_4.0, whole genome shotgun sequence genome, one interval contains:
- the LOC107439600 gene encoding uncharacterized protein, which yields MARLAAYYQEDFQYRPENYVPKHRKSSYVYYEEPLNNAFNNFALNGERRRNLALSEPSLSPLSHACKPDRMTLKNKPIVYGSQLIENSHPPMQYFDNDHNMHYSNNRLTKLQTDAYDNEPYYHDDRQLYGDRSRHWPTSKDKLSKRFSYVEPRNNNHDVYLSQHYDRSSQRPMVSNFDVYNNRYHHPEEIYYDSPQNSLSPCSPVYYHNGTNNEHWQQWPFVPEEVFTNQRLLSPPSPLDSGLSSQSITSSPSLEADSFPSRSDSVAVGERLCSCPSVHYPDINCQRPNLSRHDSGRSSGVYPAYIHQGESLRVKNGARHISHSRDDTDINGYQSSQVRYGKLGLIGEHINNGSASNKPKKNHQSLCRAESRRNEISYKPYNSCNVSDNGGSPIRRTPSRASESLKKNPKFERPFVVITEASEKSTDSDGLMSPEGDNSEKSDDMESSSSTSATVSDSSSKSSVASSSNDLNCNRKSKRTTEKEIRELEDMYEKCNLSDVDLLDRAERRDLPTAHQKAFHQTNRKLKRSKSDTIYETLSPMFHNPYETHQRAPPFRRSGLPDRLADDMALRKLKKCATTSSSNATKNSITYMLCSSHFTPTVPSGKDILFMDCPDVEYDDLSYRKHYFGKKSKIPDPQPPFGIPLRPPPPQKVFTDYLHAIPSNCPQPLCHPRGNPDVVRDDVAFRALRKDEPERLYYDISQLYRVKRR from the coding sequence atggCAAGATTAGCAGCATATTACCAGGAAGATTTCCAGTACCGTCCTGAGAATTACGTACCGAAGCATCGAAAATCTTCTTACGTCTACTACGAAGAGCCACTAAACAACGCATTCAATAACTTTGCCCTCAACGGTGAAAGACGCCGAAACTTAGCACTTTCAGAACCTTCCCTATCACCATTATCGCACGCGTGCAAGCCAGACAGAATGACTCTGAAGAACAAGCCCATTGTATACGGCAGCCAACTGATTGAAAACTCCCATCCGCCAATGCAATACTTCGATAACGATCACAACATGCATTATTCTAATAACCGATTGACAAAACTACAAACGGATGCTTATGACAATGAGCCTTACTATCATGATGACAGGCAACTTTACGGCGACAGATCGAGGCATTGGCCCACGTCCAAAGATAAACTGAGCAAGAGGTTTTCGTACGTTGAGCCACGTAATAATAATCACGATGTCTACCTTTCTCAACACTATGATAGATCTTCTCAGAGACCGATGGTGTCGAATTTTGATGTTTACAATAATAGATATCATCATCcagaagaaatttattatgattcGCCCCAAAACAGCCTAAGTCCTTGTTCTCCTGTTTATTACCATAACGGCACCAATAATGAACACTGGCAACAGTGGCCTTTTGTTCCAGAGGAAGTGTTTACAAACCAAAGGCTACTTTCACCTCCTTCTCCTCTGGATTCTGGTCTGAGCTCGCAATCTATAACTTCAAGTCCTAGTTTAGAAGCAGATTCGTTCCCCAGTCGTTCTGATTCTGTTGCTGTTGGCGAGCGTCTCTGCTCTTGCCCGAGTGTTCATTACCCTGATATAAATTGTCAAAGACCCAATCTCAGCCGGCATGATTCGGGACGAAGTTCTGGTGTGTATCCTGCCTATATACATCAAGGAGAGTCTTTACGGGTAAAAAATGGTGCAAGGCACATATCACATTCTAGAGACGATACCGATATCAATGGATATCAGTCTAGTCAAGTCCGATACGGTAAACTTGGACTTATAGGAGAGCATATAAATAATGGATCTGCCAGCAACAAACCAAAAAAGAATCACCAGAGCTTATGTCGGGCTGAAAGCCGGCGCaatgaaatttcttacaaaCCCTATAATTCGTGTAATGTATCTGATAATGGTGGCTCGCCAATCAGAAGGACTCCGTCAAGAGCCTCAGAATCTCTAAAGAAAAATCCAAAGTTCGAAAGACCATTTGTTGTTATTACTGAAGCGTCTGAAAAGAGCACAGACAGTGACGGACTGATGTCTCCTGAAGGAGACAATTCTGAAAAAAGCGACGACATGGAATCATCATCATCGACTAGTGCCACTGTTTCCGACTCATCATCAAAATCTTCCGTTGCATCGAGCAGCAACGATTTAAACTGCAACCGTAAATCCAAACGAACAACAGAGAAAGAAATTCGCGAACTTGAAGACATGTATGAGAAGTGTAATTTAAGTGACGTTGATCTTCTAGATCGAGCTGAACGCAGAGATTTACCTACTGCGCACCAAAAGGCATTTCACCAAACAAATCGAAAacttaaaagaagtaaaagtgACACTATTTACGAAACTTTGAGTCCAATGTTTCACAATCCTTATGAAACGCATCAACGTGCTCCTCCATTTCGCAGATCTGGATTACCTGACAGATTAGCCGATGATATGgctttgagaaaacttaagaaaTGTGCAACAACATCGTCATCAAACGCGACAAAGAACAGCATAACTTATATGCTATGCTCTTCCCATTTTACTCCAACAGTTCCTTCTGGAAAAGATATTCTTTTTATGGATTGTCCAGACGTGGAATATGATGATTTATCAtatagaaaacattattttgggaagaaaagtaaaataccCGATCCACAGCCACCTTTTGGGATACCTTTGAGGCCTCCTCCACCACAGAAAGTGTTTACTGACTACTTGCACGCAATTCCATCGAATTGCCCACAACCATTATGCCATCCAAGGGGAAATCCAGATGTCGTTCGAGATGATGTAGCATTTAGAGCTTTGCGAAAAGATGAACCAGAGAGATTATATTATGATATATCTCAACTTTATAGAGTTAAAAGACGCTAA